The stretch of DNA GCAAATTTCCTGTCTGCGAACCGTCCGCTGTTGTCCGGATTCCTTGTCCGAATTCTAATGGTGATTGTCTGTTAGTCGGTGATAATGAAATTAAAGAATCTCTTTTTGTGTATCCTATCAAATCAGGGAATTTAGAGGCTAATGTCCAAACAGAATTAAGCTTAGAAGCGGCAGAAATTAGTGATATTGAGGCCATTACTAGGTTAGGCGAAAATCAGGTTTTAATTTTTGGTTCTTACAGTCGTAATACTAAGTGTGAGGTTAAGAAAAAACGTCAGAGATTTTTACAAGCCCAAGTACTCAACCAGAGCATTAAATCAACTAGCAACGCTATTCAAACGGACAAAATTAATTCCGAAACCCTATTTGTACCAGAAGTTCTCAAGAAAAATAAAATGCTTCAAGCCGTTGCTGGAATGATTGATGAGACCGAAAAGTCAGCCAATCTTGCTCAAGCTGATCAACAAGCTTGTCAAAAGGCTAACGCCTTCAATGTCGAAGGGGCAGTAGCAGTCCCTTGGGGATCTCAAGCAGAAACATGGCTGGGACTACGCTCTCCACAGGCTTCAGTTGAAGGTAAAACTTGGGCTATCCTTCTCAAACTAAAAAATCTGAATCAATTCCAATTTGAGCAGGTTGTCTTACTGGACTTAGAGGGACGAGGCATTAGAGAATTAACTAAGAATGGAAATTTAATTTGGGGAATTGCAGGTGGGCCAGAGGATGACAAGAATAACTTTGTACTTTGGAAATTACCTATTGAGAAGTTAAAACCAAATGCAAAAGTTCATCCTGAAATTGTTCATGACCTTCCGACTTCATCTGAAGGATTAGCGATCTCAGGAAATAAGGCTTACATTTTGATAGATGGAGATCGGGGAAACTCTGAGTCTAGTTGCCAAACTCCTGGAAAGTTTATAGAAATATCAGTTGCCTTGCAATAATTCGTAAATGAGGATAAGTTTCACATTTACTCCCCCACCAGACACCGCCGCATCATCTCCTGCAATTCAACAGCTTCACCGTCCGGTGTATACACGACCTCACCGGACATTGCAATTACAATTCTCTGCCGCCTCGCCCACTCAAAGGGAGCAACTAAACCAGACTTGGCCTGTTGTGCCTCCGGCTTTCTGCCCTCCTTACAAGCCGCCACAAACACAGATTCTGGTGACTTAATGCCTTTCCACGTCCGTATCGCCTCCTTCAAATAAGCGATCGCTCAAGCACAGAAATTCACCACAGCCGCAATCGCTCCCGTTTGTTTACCTTTCATGACAACAGAATGGGTAAAATTTGGAAGAAACTGAGGTTAGTGGTAATTAATCCTACAGAAAGTTTAGCATCTGTGATTATTCCAGGTTTATCCACAGAACAGAGGATAGATTATGGCATTCAAGGCTTAACAACTACTGGAACAATTTTTGCCGGAATTGCAGTGTTGATTAACTCTTTCTACGTGTCAATGGGTCTTTTTAGAATTTTTTCCTAACATTATTGGCAAAAATATAACGGAGCGTCCGCATTAATAAAGAAAATATAAAAATATTTTACTAAAGTATGCAATACTTGTTAAATTAAATGTCAGCCTTTCAGGCAAATCACCACAAAGCCAACAGGTGCAACTGCATAGTTGATCAGGTCAAGCAATTTAGACTAAATCAATAGCATCTCCACATCAGGAATTTTGTATTGTTCTTCACGAAATTCTTGTCATATCTACTACAAAGAATTATTGAATTGTCTCATCAGCTTTAACAAAAAAATTACCAGTCACAATTAAACATGAAATCAATCACAGGTAAAACGGTTCTCTTAACAGGAGCATCGGGCGGTATTGGTATATTTATAGCTCGTGCTTTAGCGAAAGAACAAGCAACTGTAATTTTAGTTTCTCGTTCTGAAGGAAAATTGCAGAAAATATGTGCAGAAATCAATACTTTAGGGGGAAAAGCTATTAGCATTGCTTTTGATATTAGTAACTTGGGTGAGTTACCTGTTTTAGTTGATAAAATTCATGAGTTTACAGAACAAATTGATATTCTCATCAATAATGCGGCAATTGAAAAATACCGGCATTTTCCAGATTACACTTTAGAAGATATTCAGTCTATACTAACTACAAATTTGCTATCAAGTATGGAATTAACTCGGTTAATTCTGCCTCAGATGATAGCACGTAATAGTGGGCATATTGTGAATATTGCCTCTGGTTCAGGTAAAAAAGGTGCGCCATATAACAGTGTATATTCTGCGAGTAAAGCCGGATTAATTATGTGGACTGATGCACTCAGACAAGAATTAGCTGATAGTCAAGTGAATGTATCAGTAGTTTGTCCTGGTTATACGGCTGCTGGAATGTTTGTTGCCTTTGGTTTACCTGCACCAAAATTAGCGAAAGTTTCTCAACCAGAAGATGTGGCGATCTCTGTTATCAAAGCAATTAAAAAAAATCAGCCAGAAGTCATGTTAGATGGCATTTTAACTAGACTTTTATTTTCTAATATTCAACTATTTCCAGAATTTGGCGATCAAATTTTTCGCTGGATTGGTGTTAGAGAATTAAATAAAACTCGTGCTGAAAACTAAATAAGGATACAAAAATGGCTGATATTCATTACGATGTTATCATCATTGGTACTGGTGCTGGTGGTGGCACTTTGGCATACAAATTAGCAGCAAGTGGTAAGAAGATTTTAATCCTAGAACGCGGTCAATTTCTAGATAAGAATAAACGCAATTGGGATTCCAAAGAGGTAATGCGAAAAGAAATTTATCGCAACGCTGAAACCTGGTACGATAAAAACCATCAACCTATAAATCCCAACGCCCATTATTATGTTGGTGGTAATACTAAATTTTATGGTGGTGCGCTGTTTAGATTCCGTGAGCAAGACTTTGAAAAAGTAATTCATCAAGATGGTATTTCGCCTGAATGGCCATTAAAATATCAAGATTTCTCTCCCTATTATGACCAAGCAGAGAAACTCTACGAAGTACACGGTAAACGCAGTTTAGATCCAACTGAACCACCCACAAATACAGAATACCCTTTTTCCGCCATTAGTCACGAACCTTATATTCAAGCAATTTCTGATGCTTTAAAAGATAAAAACTTACATCCTTTTTATCTACCACTAGCCATTAAACTTAATGAAGTCAATCGTCATTTAAGTGCTTGTATTCGTTGCGATACTTGTGACGGTTTTCCCTGTTTACTTAATGCCAAAGCTGATGCTGATGTTAATTGTGTTCGTCCAGCCATAACCTCTAACAATGTCACATTATTAACCAATGCAAAAGTTATGAGATTACACACAAATTCTTCTGGTCGAGAAGTGACAAAAGTAGAAGTAGAAATTGCGGGAAAACAGCACTTTTTTGCTAGTAATATAGTAGTTGTTGCCTGTGGTGCAATTAACTCAGCCGCATTGTTACTGAAATCTGCTAATGACCAACACCCCAACGGATTAGCTAATAGCTCTCATTTGGTGGGACGCAATTATATGGCACATAAATTTGCAGTGGTCATGACATTAAGTAGCGAGTTAA from Nostoc sp. HK-01 encodes:
- a CDS encoding short-chain dehydrogenase/reductase SDR, HetN, which codes for MKSITGKTVLLTGASGGIGIFIARALAKEQATVILVSRSEGKLQKICAEINTLGGKAISIAFDISNLGELPVLVDKIHEFTEQIDILINNAAIEKYRHFPDYTLEDIQSILTTNLLSSMELTRLILPQMIARNSGHIVNIASGSGKKGAPYNSVYSASKAGLIMWTDALRQELADSQVNVSVVCPGYTAAGMFVAFGLPAPKLAKVSQPEDVAISVIKAIKKNQPEVMLDGILTRLLFSNIQLFPEFGDQIFRWIGVRELNKTRAEN
- a CDS encoding glucose-methanol-choline oxidoreductase, whose product is MADIHYDVIIIGTGAGGGTLAYKLAASGKKILILERGQFLDKNKRNWDSKEVMRKEIYRNAETWYDKNHQPINPNAHYYVGGNTKFYGGALFRFREQDFEKVIHQDGISPEWPLKYQDFSPYYDQAEKLYEVHGKRSLDPTEPPTNTEYPFSAISHEPYIQAISDALKDKNLHPFYLPLAIKLNEVNRHLSACIRCDTCDGFPCLLNAKADADVNCVRPAITSNNVTLLTNAKVMRLHTNSSGREVTKVEVEIAGKQHFFASNIVVVACGAINSAALLLKSANDQHPNGLANSSHLVGRNYMAHKFAVVMTLSSELNLTNFTKTLAVTDFYWGESDFAYPMGSVQILGNINKDKIAAYGPPMMPNIVAQTISNHSVAWLLMTEDLPAIYNRVRVDGKKIFLEYTNNNELAFNRLINRWTQVLKSIASNKKNKQFSLNIPQKMTVKEVGHQCGTCRFGENPKTSVLDINCRTHDVDNLYVVDGSFFPSSAALNPSLTIIANALRVGEHLLERIK